A genomic region of Trifolium pratense cultivar HEN17-A07 linkage group LG3, ARS_RC_1.1, whole genome shotgun sequence contains the following coding sequences:
- the LOC123913470 gene encoding uncharacterized protein LOC123913470 has product MWYVPRDLVFSLAILLLLLVTSCSCSFLKTKNKIKSTAYLSPKFELEPGLVIDKYYYDIDFPKGHIAIKSFSVDIVDEADNPVPLHETYLHHWDVNRYYQSKHATQTRHDGQMMPENSDNIMVRNSGTCQGNKNGQYFGLGTETRGTIMDIPNPFGIEIGNPEEVPEGFEEIWMVNIRAIDMRGVEDKLGCTECRCDLYNVTVNEDRSAIRPNYKGGLLCCFEGTHCKLKEGFEGPKRSLYLKYIVNWVDWDDFIVPVKIYLIDVTDTLQLFDDSKGLDLDHDCRVEYQVESCSTDQKEGNSCVHVKRTSLPMQNGGYVIYGVAHQHSGGIGSTLYGHDGRVICSSIPIYGNGNEAGNEAGYVVGMSTCYPQPGSVKINDGETLTLESNYNNTKEHTGVMGHFYILVAEQLPYQHFRHSTRSSFLMDVTNLLVDN; this is encoded by the exons ATGTGGTATGTACCTAGAGATTTGGTATTTTCACTTGCAATACTTCTGCTGTTGTTGGTAACATCATGCTCATGTTCTTTTCTAAAGactaaaaataagataaaatcaACTGCATATTTGTCCCCTAAGTTTGAGCTAGAACCTGGATTAGTTATCGATAAATATTATTATGATATTGATTTCCCAAAAGGTCATATAGCAATCAAAAGTTTCAGTGTTGATATAGTTGATGAAGCGGATAATCCTGTACCTCTCCATGAAACTTATCTCCATCATTGGGATGTTAACAGATATTATCAAAGTAAGCATGCCACACAAACAAGACATGATGGTCAAATGATGCCTGAAAATTCTGATAATATTATGGTGAGGAACAGTGGTACATGCCAAGGAAATAAGAATGGACAATACTTTGGCCTTGGAACTGAAACACGAGGAACAATAATGGATATTCCGAATCCTTTCGGAATAGAAATAGGTAATCCTGAAGAGGTTCCAGAAGGATTTGAGGAGATATGGATGGTTAATATTCGTGCCATTGACATGCGCGGCGTGGAGGATAAGTTAGGGTGCACTGAGTGCAGGTGTGATCTTTATAATGTTACAGTGAATGAAGATAGGAGCGCTATAAGGCCAAATTATAAAGGAGGCTTGTTATGTTGTTTTGAGGGTACACATTGCAAGTTGAAGGAAGGTTTTGAGGGACCAAAGAGAAGCCTCTACCTAAAATATATAGTCAATTGGGTTGATTGGGATGATTTTATAGTGCCTGTTAAGATATATCTAATTGATGTTACTGACACTTTGCAACTATTTGATGATTCGAAAGGATTGGACTTAGACCATGATTGTCGG GTTGAGTATCAAGTTGAATCTTGCAGCACAGATCAAAAGGAGGGAAACAGTTGTGTTCATGTGAAGAGGACAAGTCTCCCAATGCAAAATGGTGGCTATGTGATCTATGGTGTTGCTCATCAACATTCAGGAGGAATTGGATCCACCCTATATGGACAT GATGGGAGAGTTATATGTTCTTCAATACCAATTTATGGAAATGGAAATGAAGCAGGAAATGAGGCAGGATACGTTGTAGGAATGTCCACTTGTTATCCTCAGCCAGGTTCTGTCAAAATAAATGACGGTGAAACTTTAACTCTAGAATCTAACTACAACAACACCAAGGAGCACACCGGAGTAATGGGGCATTTCTACATATTGGTGGCAGAACAACTCCCATATCAACACTTTAGACATTCAACTCGTTCTTCATTTCTTATGGATGTAACCAATTTACTTGTAGATAATTAG